In one Deinococcus aerolatus genomic region, the following are encoded:
- a CDS encoding sugar ABC transporter permease, whose amino-acid sequence MTTLPTREDAAPEVYVHREPGPLRKALPWLVLAALVTIVGVLAFYLNRNMAGRPKSFTIYFVERGWIRFLLFLLAASGVLALTSLIGQRVGMVRTGRKINYSAVLGVQLTHLFLMLVVLVAIYPLFYVLIAAFDPRNSLFAFPDFSNPNILYKTGLLPRLEVLSYENFQKLFEGVAIPLWQLLLAGLSGAALTALGIMAIIARAGGESEGLNRTRTWALRILTVAVAVLVVFMGPAQFGGSTNESKFLLSVRNTLLVSGITGILAILLSTTAGYAMARLRFPGRFQTLLFFIFIQMFPVFLALVAVYALMVVLGLSNTFTGLILAYSGGAIAFNTWIFKGYVESLPESLEEAAMVDGATRWQTFIKVVLPLSGGILVFIFLNQFIGTYAEFILANILLTGVEKWTVGIMLLSFTQGQFSTKWGVFAAAATLGALPIVALFYGFQGYFVGGTVSGGVKE is encoded by the coding sequence ATGACCACCCTGCCCACGCGTGAAGACGCTGCACCCGAGGTCTACGTTCACCGTGAGCCGGGACCGCTGCGAAAGGCCCTGCCGTGGCTGGTACTGGCGGCCCTGGTGACCATCGTCGGGGTGCTGGCCTTCTACCTGAACAGGAACATGGCAGGGCGCCCCAAGAGCTTCACCATCTACTTCGTGGAGCGCGGCTGGATTCGGTTTTTGCTGTTCCTGCTGGCCGCCAGTGGCGTGCTGGCCCTGACCAGTCTGATCGGCCAGCGCGTCGGCATGGTCCGCACCGGGCGCAAGATCAATTACAGCGCCGTGCTGGGTGTTCAGCTGACCCACCTGTTTCTGATGCTGGTGGTACTGGTGGCGATCTACCCGCTGTTCTACGTGCTGATTGCCGCCTTTGATCCGCGCAACAGCCTGTTCGCCTTCCCGGATTTTTCCAATCCCAACATCCTCTACAAGACCGGCCTGCTGCCCCGCCTGGAAGTGCTGAGTTACGAGAATTTCCAGAAGCTGTTCGAGGGCGTCGCCATTCCGCTGTGGCAACTGCTGCTGGCGGGGCTGTCCGGCGCGGCGCTGACGGCGCTGGGGATCATGGCGATCATCGCCAGGGCGGGGGGCGAGAGCGAGGGCCTGAACCGCACGCGCACCTGGGCCCTGCGCATCCTGACCGTGGCGGTGGCGGTGCTGGTGGTGTTTATGGGGCCGGCCCAGTTCGGCGGCAGTACCAACGAAAGCAAGTTCCTGTTGTCAGTCCGCAACACCCTGCTGGTGTCGGGGATTACCGGCATCCTGGCGATCCTGCTGTCCACCACCGCCGGGTACGCGATGGCCCGCCTGCGCTTTCCGGGCCGCTTTCAGACGCTCCTGTTCTTTATCTTTATTCAGATGTTCCCGGTGTTCCTGGCGCTGGTGGCCGTCTACGCGCTGATGGTGGTTCTGGGCCTGAGCAACACCTTTACCGGATTGATCCTGGCCTACAGCGGCGGCGCCATCGCCTTCAATACCTGGATTTTCAAGGGCTACGTGGAATCGCTGCCCGAATCGCTGGAGGAGGCAGCGATGGTGGACGGCGCAACGCGCTGGCAGACCTTTATCAAGGTGGTGCTGCCGCTGTCGGGCGGGATTCTGGTGTTCATCTTCCTGAACCAGTTCATCGGGACCTACGCCGAGTTCATCCTGGCGAACATCCTGCTGACCGGGGTGGAAAAGTGGACGGTGGGGATCATGCTGCTCTCGTTCACGCAGGGCCAGTTCAGCACCAAGTGGGGGGTGTTTGCCGCCGCCGCCACACTCGGCGCACTGCCCATCGTGGCGCTGTTCTACGGGTTCCAGGGCTACTTCGTGGGCGGCACGGTGTCCGGTGGGGTCAAGGAGTAG